The region AAATAGAAAGTCAGTTCAACGAAAACCTTATGGAAATGAGAAAGGTGCTTCTGAGGCACCAGTGCAGAAAGACCCACCCTTGATTTCAGATAAGAGCTTAATTGGATAGTCTAATTGGAAGAGATTAATTGAAATCACTCCCTActagactcccttgtccattcgtttttccctcctgccacttatccttgcaagaggaacaagtgctacacctagccctactcctcctccctcactgcaTGCAGCACGTCCTCagaccagagatgagggggttagactatgaggagagattgagtcacctggattGTACTTGCTGGATTCAGAAGAATCTtaaagaaacatataaaattctgaaagggatagataagatgggggcaggaaagttgtttccactggttggtgagactggaactaagggacatagcctcaagattcgggggagtaaattcaggacggagatgaggaggaactgcttttccccgagagtggtgaatctgtgggattctctgcccaatgaagcagtggaggctgccttggtaaatatatttaagacagggttggatagatttttgcatagtaggggaattaagggttatgggggaaaggcaggtaagtggacatgagtccatggccagatcagccatgatcttactaaatggcagagcaggtttgaggggccagatggctgactcctgctccagtttcttttgttcttattgttacgaaccccgtaactgggtcacttaccagcaaagatagagaggtccgttgaagtctgatggtactatttttaacagtatttattgataaaaatacacaaaataatatcaatgcaaacttacagataatatacgtcgtcaatactaaatctaaaagcgcgggtataataataatcgataagaaatagctctatcgttgtctaggggataatgtattgtccgatggaaatataaaagtcactcagttcattcaagctgcagcctttggttggagagaaagacggattaaaacttgccccattccttttatgatgtcaatccttcgagagtcgttgggagttgatttccccgttgttagttaaaaaccgttcttccgtggtaagggcccaccgattccggggcaaatggaaacggacgcacgtggccttccaccggctttcactattacgggatcgctagcgtttcttctggtgcgtctaaaggggctgttccccagaccctcttttatcctgactcacagggtctcagatgtcaatcaaggtgggatGGTGCAATccctccatcaaccccccctcggttcattgcctggggcttcaaTGCATCGTATAGGATTcagtacacaattccgtctccaagagacaatagccagtatcaatggttctgcctttcggaggccaggacacattccaaactctttgtggattctgcatgtctttctctcatttcctgggtctcctgactcgaatcaatagcgatcctgccattctcaaaaaggagggggccacaggcGTAACATTATGTTGaaacaaacaacgcatttcactctatgtttcgatgttttgatgtacatgtgacaaataaagctaatctttaaaaaaagtCAAGGCAGCAGTAATGGGCGGAAAATAAGTGTTGACACTTCATGTCGAAAAGCTGGCACTATATTGCTCCGATGGTCTTGCTCTATGAAAGGGAAAGTCCTGGCGACTCTTTGGGGTAACCTTTCTGACATTTCAGCCAACTGCACAGTCTCTGCAGCCTGTTTCTTGCAGCCACGCAGAGCTGAAGAATGTCATACCGGGCTGTGTCATTCAGCCAGCAGTAGAGGATCGGGTCAGCAGCACAGTTCACTCCAGTCAGAGCATAGAAGATTTTATAACAGAGGTAAGCACTCTGGGCAAAGGGGCAGTTGCCTGGTTCCACAAGGCTGCGGGCAAGCAAGGTGACATGATACGGACCAAAGCTGATAATGTAGACCAGAAGCAAGAGTAAAAGCAGCCttgccaatttttttttctcctcgtTCTCAACGGAAGTGCTATTTGCCACCATCCTGTAGATACGCTGGGAGCTAAAGACAAAGATGGATAGCGGGAAGAAGAAACCAAACACAATGCGGACGATGTTCTCAGTGAACAGGGTGGCATTCATCGGGAGCTCCTCTCTGAAGACCGAGGAACTGAAGTTGGAAAacagagagagcctgtggagCAACAGAGCGTGGCAGGTTAACTGGATGGCCCAGCAGACGGCGCTGaccaccacagctgtctgtatTGTCCGCAGCTCATAAAACCGGAGTGGGTACACGATGGCCAGGTAGCGATCCACTGCAATGCAGCAGAGAAAGGCAGGGCTCAGGTACATGGAACTGTAAGTCACCACCACGATCACGTTGTACAGGAGGATGTTGCTGTGCTGGTCAAGGCAATCATAGAACCAGAAGGGGATCGTGAGTGTGTACAGGATGTCCACGGAACTCAAGTTCAGGAGGTAAATACCAATCTCGTTCTCGCGTTTCACATGCAGGCATGCCACATAGATGGACAGACAGTTCCCGGGCAGGCTGATGAAGAACGAGGCAGCGTAGAGACCAAGGATCAGGTATTGTCCCTCTCCGAGGTCCACGGTGCAATTAGAACTGGAACCCGCTTGTGTCAGGTTGTCTGCCATTGCGACACTTCAAAGATCAAAGCAGCGTCTGAAAgagttaaagattaaagattagcttcatttctcAAATGTCCATTGAAACATAGACTGAAacgtgtcaatgaccaacacagttcaaagatgtgttGGGGGCTGCtctgcttctggcgccaacacgCCAATTCTATAACGTACtagccctaacccatacatcttctgagtgtaggaggaaacccacactggtgatggggagaatgtacagacagcaGCATTGTGATCGCATTAAGCAAATCACTCCGCTACCATGCTGTTCTTCCACTTGATTGTTTACCTTTTCAGCAGCTTttacactgtgttctgcattgttattgctttatctTTTTGTAGCTCAACGCACTGTGCAGAACAGCACCTGAAACATTACGAcaaggtacaggcccttcagcccacaatgttgtgccgatacTTGCTAGTGCTAGTGCTAGTGCTGCTCGGggaggtttaaactaaatttgcagagggcagggatccagaatgtgagagaggatagcaagatgaagaataaaggacaggtggggactacacggttccggaatattaagtgtgtagtagagaaaggtgaggcggaacaagtgataaggaggacacatgtacagagggatggtctgacggaacatggagttaaatgtgcagaaagaataagtaagtttaggaaggacaacaaaattcaaggggcgtatagcacggtgggagttcggggagctgggttaagcacaataggcagcgatttaaacagagagaggagaaatgggctaaaaattctatatctgaatgcatgaaatgtcagaaataaggcggatgagcttgaagctcaggtgcgaatgggtaactatgatgttgttgggataacggagacatggctgcagggagatcagacctgggaaatgaatgtacaagggtatacgtgctatcgtagggatagaaatgtgggcagaggggatggggtggccctgttggtgaggaatgagattcagtcctttgcaaggggggacataggatcaggagaagtagagtctgtgtggatagaactgaggaacagtaagggcaaaaagaccctaatgggtgttgtctacaggccaccaaacagtagcatggatattgggtgcaagttgaatagggagttaacattggcatgtggcaaaggtaatgtcgcagtagttatgggggatttcaacatgcaggtgaactgggagaatcaggttggtgctggacctcaggatagggagtttgtataGTGCCTACGGGAtgtattcttggaacagcttgtacgagagccgaccagggacaaggctattctggatttagtgttgtgtaatgaacaggatttgataagcgatcttgaaataaaggagccattaggaggtagtgatcataatatgataagtttttatctgcaatttgagaaggataagggcagctcggaggtgtcagtgttgcagttgaacaaaggagactatggagccatgagggaggagctgggcaaagttaactggacggatatcctagcagaaaagacagtggaacagaaatggcaggtattcttgggaataatgtacaaagtgcaaaatcagttcatcccccggagaaggaaggattcaaaggggggaaaggggccacagtggttgacaaaggaagtcagagattgcatagcattaaaaaaaagtatgacagagctaagctgagtgggaagacagatgactgggaaatttttaaggaacaacagaacttaactaaaaaggcaatacggggagaaaaaatgaggtacgaacgcaagctagccaggaatagaaaggaggatagcaaaagcttttttaggtatgtgaagagaaagaagatagttaagaacaatgttgggcccttgaagaatgaattgggtgaaattgttatgggaaacagagaaatggcagaagaatttaataagtactttagatctgtcttcactaaggaagacacaagcaatctcccagatatatggatgggccaaggacatagggtaacagaggaaatgaaacagattgacattaggaaggaaacggtgatgagtagactgatgggactgaaggctaacaaatccccaggtccagatggtctgcatcctagggtactaaaggaggtggccctggaaattgcggatgcattagtaatcattttccaatgttccttagattcaggatcaattcctgaggattggagaatggctaatgttatcccactttttaagaaaggagggagggagaaaacagagaactatcgtcctgtcagcctaacatcagtagtggggaagatgctagagtccattattaaatatgaaatagtggcatatcaagatagcagtgataggattgggctgagccagcatggatttaccaagggcagatcatgcttgactaatctattggagtttttcgaggatgtaatcaggaagttagacaagggagatccagtggatgtagtgtacctcgattttcagaaggcatttgataaggtcccacataggagattggtgggtagaatcagagctcatggcattggggggaagatattgacatggatagaaaaatggttggcagatagaaagcaaagggtagcggtgaatgggtgtttctcagaatggcaggtggtgactagtggggtgccacagggctcggtattgggaccacagctgtttacgatttacatcaacgatttagatgaaggcattgagaataacatcagcaagtttgctgatgatactaagctgagtggcagtgtgacatgtgatgaggatgttaggagaattcagggtgacttggataggctgggtgagtgggcagatacttggcagatgacgtttaatgtgaataagtgtgaggttatccactttgggagtaagaacaggaaggcagattattatctgaatggtgtagagttaggtaagggagaaatacaaagagatctaggagtccttgttcatcagtcactgaaggtgaatgagcaagtgcagcaggtagtgaagaaagctaatggaatgttggcctttattacaaagggaattgagtacaagagcaaggaaatccttttgcatttgtacagggccctggtgagaccacacctggagtattgtgtacagttttggtctccagggttaaggaaggacatcctggctgtagaggaagtgcagcgtagattcacaaggttaattcctgggatgtccggactgtcttacgcagagaggttagagagactgggcttgtacacactggaattaaggagattgagaggggatctgattgcaacatataagattattaagggattggacaagatagagacaggaaatatgttccagctgctgggagagtccagtaccagaaggcatggtttaagaataaggggtaggtcatttaggacagagttaaggaaaaacttcttctcccagagagttgtggggatgtggaatgcactgcctcagaaggcagtggaggccaattctctggatgctttcaagaaggagctagataggtatcttatggataggggaatcaagggatatggggacaaggcaggaacagggtattgatagtagatgatcagccatgatctcagaatggcggtgcaggttcgaagggccgaatggtctacttctgtacctattgtctattgtctattgatactttaatctactctaacatcaatccaacctttccctattacatagccctccatttttctatcatccatctgcctatcgaagagtgtcttaaatgcccctcatgtatctgcctctaccaccacccctgggttccatgcacccaccactctctgtgtaaagaatgtACCTCtgactgtgacaataataacccaaAAGATAACCAAAACCATCACTACTGCTGTAGGGTCTTCGTACACCATTGCACTTTCACTCTAAACTTGCTTCTCCGTGTCCCTCTTGGCAGCCCACTGAACAATGCCAATGGTGAAATCGATCCTTGACAGAACAATCCGAATGTTCTAATCTCTCTTGTATATGACATAGCAAGGTACAGCATAGGAGCAGGGACTTCAGCCGTTAGCCCATCCCAATGAAGCCTGCCTGCCCATATATCTgctcaaatgcctcttaaacattatgCCTGCTTCTACCATctccccaggcagtgcattccaggcacaacAACTCTCTGTAAAACAAACAGAGTCGTAGAGCAcgacagaacagaaacaggttgtttgaccatctagtctgtgccgaacacctGTTCCATCGAcggtagccctccatacccctcccagccACGTGCTCATCCAAACAGCTCTTAAAAGTTGCAATCAAACCGGCATCACACTGCCAGCAGCTCGTCCCACATTCTCAcccaccttctgaatgaagaagctcccACCTCATATTCCCCTTGAATATTACTCCTTTCACCGTTAACATATGacccctagttctagcctcactcagtggaaaaaagcctgtttgcatttaccctatctacaccattcataattttgtatatctctatcacaTCTCCCCTCGTTCTCTTATGTTCCAGGAAGTAAAGTCCCAACCTGAAAAAGGATCGAGTTCTTAATAAAAATAGTCTgagcttgttcaacctttccctataattcagatcCTCAATTCCTGGCAggacccttgtaaattttcactgtactcttttAATCATATTGATGTCTTCCTTGTGGGtagttgaccagaactgcacatagtactccaagaTAGGCCTccccaatgtctcatacaacctGCCccgtaaatctcctttaaacttacccTCTCACAAATTAAAACAATGCACTCCAGTGTTTGACAATTCCACCCTAACTGTCTACCCTAATTCTGTCACTCATAATTTTGTTGgcttctgtcaggtcacctccaGACTCCAATGTTGCAGAGAAATCAACCCCAGGTTTGTCCACTCTCTCCTTGAATGCCCCTGAATCCAGGTGAGTCTGGAGGTAGAGACCCGAAGGTCGAAGCCCCTGGGTCTGCTCGGCCAGACGTTAGAGGCACAATGTCCATGGGTCTGGGCCAGGGACAGGAGATTGGAGACCCATTGTCTGCCAGCCTGTCAGTCCAGAGGCCCAGAGGGGGGCTGGCCTGGGGTTGTAGTCCTCTGTGTGGTGTGCGAGTGGGACAGCGGAAAAGGAGGCTCGTTTTGCTGctgtct is a window of Hemitrygon akajei chromosome 3, sHemAka1.3, whole genome shotgun sequence DNA encoding:
- the LOC140722998 gene encoding G-protein coupled receptor 4-like, with protein sequence MADNLTQAGSSSNCTVDLGEGQYLILGLYAASFFISLPGNCLSIYVACLHVKRENEIGIYLLNLSSVDILYTLTIPFWFYDCLDQHSNILLYNVIVVVTYSSMYLSPAFLCCIAVDRYLAIVYPLRFYELRTIQTAVVVSAVCWAIQLTCHALLLHRLSLFSNFSSSVFREELPMNATLFTENIVRIVFGFFFPLSIFVFSSQRIYRMVANSTSVENEEKKKLARLLLLLLLVYIISFGPYHVTLLARSLVEPGNCPFAQSAYLCYKIFYALTGVNCAADPILYCWLNDTARYDILQLCVAARNRLQRLCSWLKCQKGYPKESPGLSLS